The Epinephelus fuscoguttatus linkage group LG7, E.fuscoguttatus.final_Chr_v1 DNA window TGGTGGACACCCAAGAAGCTTTAGTTTCTGAGCAGCTCTTCCAGTCTGTAAACGAATAGCGGGCTGTGACATCTTTCTCAAAGTCCAAGTTCATGACCTGGGTGATTCCCATGACACCCAGCTCAAAACACAAGACTCTTTCCAGACACACTTTCTGCGCATGGAGGCGATGCAGGAATCCTTCCTGGTCACCGGGTTGTTGATTAAAAACCGGCTTCAAGTATGGCAAAGATATCTCAAGATGCTTTCCATCTGCCAACTCTGCATCCATCAGCAATCTGAAGGCAACATGATGTGGTATAAATGGATCCTCTCCAGATTTAAAAAGCTTGACGTCCTCCAGGTCGAGCCCCAAAGAGTCAACAAATCGTACGCCaacatttctacatttcttGTGTGTGGTGGAAGGCAGAGAGTGTGACCGTTGTCGGATGATGGGTTTAGGTATGGGTTCACAGGAGAGACTGCGGCGGAACTCTTGTTCCTTTGGCACAGAGACTCTGGGGCTTGGGGGGCGGATTGGAACTGGCTTCTTGACTGCATTAGGTTTGTCAGCTTGAAGCATTTGAGTCAGGTTAATAATCATACGGGGTCTTGAGACACTGCTGCATGAGCTGGACGCCTCCTCCTTTGCAGGGGGAATCCTCTCATGTCCAATGAACCACCCTTTATCCATGTTCTGTGGGAACAGCTGTCCTGCACACCTGCAAAGAAAGTTGTGAAACATAGTATCAGGTTGCTTTCATCCCTTAAACACTCTTACCTAAAGCACAATGACCCAGTTATAACACCAGTGTACTCttttttacataaaaatgtgtgatattgtgatacaaattttaaaagaaCAGCAATTTTTTGTGaattaacaaaacataaacacagcagcataTAAAGTGGGCGTGTTCTCTGAGAGTATGTGCGTAAATGCACACAGCCGATTCCGTCCTCTctatgcacacatacagtgttACACAAACTGCCTTTAATACGCTTCCAGAATATTAGACATTGACATCACCTCACCATGTAAAGAAATGGAGCGTTAGTTACACCTAAGCTGCAGGGTGTAGCCCAAGCTAGATCCTCCATTTGAAGTAGTATTTATTAGAGCTGCGCGTTTCCGTGCGTCACGGGGTCTCCGCTATAGGCCACAATCACGTAACCCGATCTGTAACTAGTAACCAGCTTCACAACTCCAAAAGACACATGCATGATTGTGTCGTGTCCTCGATGGAGATCGGCTAACGAGAGCGCAGTTAACAGGAAGCTTGAAACGGACCAGACAGCCCAGACGTTACATGGGAGATTGAGTGATTTGAGATGAGCAGTTGCGTTTGAGTGCAttgtttttagcttgttttCGCAAACACCGTGTTGGCTTCTTCGACACATGCCTTTAACATTATTTATCAATATGAAGTTGCATTATTTAAGAGTGTTTGCGGATTACGTTATAAAGAGCCACTGGTATGTTTTACTCCAAGTCCCATGATGCACCGCTGAGCCCACTCCGACACAAGCGGTGAGCCAGTAAGCAGCAGGTAAACAAACCTATCTGACTGGGACGGCGAGCCAAACAAAGCGTATGCGCCGTTTGACCGCCTTGCATTTTTAATGGCGAACAGGATGACAGTCGAAAAGGAGACACGTCTGCTGTCACCTCGTCATTGAAAATAACTGCCGGAATTTTAATTCACCAGAGAGGCGAGACGACGGCAACAGAGAAGGACGCGTTTAACCTGCAACGACTGTCGACATCTGCGCATGATGCATTGCAGCACTTTTGAGaaaatgggtgtttttagcctcattctCAGGATAGAATATCTGATCCGAGATGTCGGTTGGGTTCTTTAGCTACCGTGTCGTCTGATTGTGCTGGAGTCGAAACAACAATCCCCTCTGGCGACCTGCACCATGGGGCCCATCATGCAGGAGCGCACAGCATCCACGACACTGAAACGCGTCGTTTCCAAAGAGAAGATTCGGGTAAAATACACTGAAAACAGCGGGCCAGTAACCAGGTGGGCCTCATTTTAATGTCACACATCCAAGGCTAAATCAAATTTGTTATGTTTTGTCTCATGTGGATAAGAGGCGAGCCTGACAACACATTATCATGTTTCCACAGTTCAAAGAAAGGTAACAAGATGAAGAAAGCAGTGGGCCAGATGAAAAATGGCCTCCCCAGCCCAGGTCAGGATAAGGACACAGTGACAGCAGTGCAGAAGGTGAGTGAATGCCATCACGGTCAATTAAAGAGAGACAATGTCAACATCATGGTCACAGGAGAAGACAGTGATGCAGCATGTGTTGCTTCACAGAACTCAAGACATGAATAATCAATTTCCGTATTGATTGTCTTTCAGGGTGCACAGTCAAAAGGTGGCAGGGTCAAATCTGGCTCCACACGCAACACAAGCAAACTCTCCAGGTATGTCTGATGAGGAGTTTGCATTCTCACTGACTGCTTCCCTTCAAGTACAGTAAATCCCTAAATCCCCACCAGCTTTTCCTAACACTCATCTGTCTCCTTACAGCCCTGAAGAAGATGGAGATTTGAGACCTCAGCTTCGCAAACATTTATCCGTGCACAGGAAAGAGGAGCAGCGCGAAAATAAACGGGTGTCACAGTGCAGCAACGAGCTACACCCGAATCGTGGGGGGATGGGGAAAAATCGGCGAGCCctctccctgcctctctccccAATATCAGGGCTGCGACACACGCCATCACAGCCCCTTACACGCTCCCCAGCCCCCACCCCTGAGGCGCTACAGCAGCAGTACAACCAGAAGGATGATGACACTGACAGTGCCAGTGATCTGTCAGACTCTGAGAGGCTGCCTGTGCTGCCCTCTCCCTGCACCCCCTGCACCCCTCCTCACCTTAACCTCCGGGCAGAGGTCATCAACACTAATGACTTTCCGCCGGACTTCCCAGGACCACATGGGGCTGTGTGTGATGAGGATGAGAGTGAGAAACCCAGCTACAGCTACCCAGACTTTCTGCCTCCTCCCTTCAATAGCTGGAGCCTGAGACAGCTGGCGGTGTTTCTTCACACGGAGGGCCGTGGGGCCCCCCGGCCCAAGCCTGTAGGCCACTTGGAGAAGTACCTGGagaggctgctgcagctggagtGGCTCCAGATCCAAACAGTGCAAGCGGAGAGCAGCCGTCCGCCTGGGACTCGCTCAAGGCCACAGGGCTTCCCTTCTGCCACCACCGCTCACCCCCCCAGGCCTCACACAGCTCCACCATCCCGACTCAACTCCCCTAAAGGGCTGCGGCACAGCCAGCGAGCCTTCCCATTTGCACCTGTCAACAACCCCCCATCCCCTGCTTCAACCCAGCAACAGCACTCCCGCTTTCCAGTTTGCCCTCACTGTCACATTCGCTACCCGTTGTGCAATGGAAGCTGCTCTGCCTATGCCTACCAGCGTCACTCAAGGCTCAGCCCGCTGCTTGAGCGCAGAGCCAAACCTGGAGCACCAGCAAAGAGGAGCAGCAGCGAGACCCGGGCGACCTCAACAGAAGGCCGGAGCCCTGGAGGACAAGGTGGAGGAGCCCAGACCCCAGTTAGCCCCTCAGCTGGAAGGAGTCACCTCAGGCACATGCAGGCCGCAGGCAACGCCCGAAAGCAACAACAGGAATCTGGAACTAACGCAAACAGCAGAGGTCAAGTGAGAAAAAGCCGAATCAGAGCTAACTCTGAGACAGATGTGAAAAAGGAGCCTTGTGGGAGTAAAACAGCTGGTGCAGAGAAACGGGTCTTTGCTGCGAGTAAGAGAGAGGTCATCACCTCCAAGAGGGTAGAGAAGGACTGGCAGAGGATGGAGGCGGTGGGTCAAGCCTCGAAAACTGCCATGAAGAGAGCAGCTAAAGAGCCGCAGTCTCT harbors:
- the LOC125891806 gene encoding protein phosphatase 1 regulatory subunit 3D-like, with protein sequence MDKGWFIGHERIPPAKEEASSSCSSVSRPRMIINLTQMLQADKPNAVKKPVPIRPPSPRVSVPKEQEFRRSLSCEPIPKPIIRQRSHSLPSTTHKKCRNVGVRFVDSLGLDLEDVKLFKSGEDPFIPHHVAFRLLMDAELADGKHLEISLPYLKPVFNQQPGDQEGFLHRLHAQKVCLERVLCFELGVMGITQVMNLDFEKDVTARYSFTDWKSCSETKASWVSTITKTWEGGGGQFSCDTFRFHLPVPPFLQPGAVLQFAIRYTVCGAEYWDNNDGENYKLVCHNYKLAVPKECEDSMVHFI
- the fam217ba gene encoding protein FAM217B is translated as MGPIMQERTASTTLKRVVSKEKIRVKYTENSGPVTSSKKGNKMKKAVGQMKNGLPSPGQDKDTVTAVQKGAQSKGGRVKSGSTRNTSKLSSPEEDGDLRPQLRKHLSVHRKEEQRENKRVSQCSNELHPNRGGMGKNRRALSLPLSPISGLRHTPSQPLTRSPAPTPEALQQQYNQKDDDTDSASDLSDSERLPVLPSPCTPCTPPHLNLRAEVINTNDFPPDFPGPHGAVCDEDESEKPSYSYPDFLPPPFNSWSLRQLAVFLHTEGRGAPRPKPVGHLEKYLERLLQLEWLQIQTVQAESSRPPGTRSRPQGFPSATTAHPPRPHTAPPSRLNSPKGLRHSQRAFPFAPVNNPPSPASTQQQHSRFPVCPHCHIRYPLCNGSCSAYAYQRHSRLSPLLERRAKPGAPAKRSSSETRATSTEGRSPGGQGGGAQTPVSPSAGRSHLRHMQAAGNARKQQQESGTNANSRGQVRKSRIRANSETDVKKEPCGSKTAGAEKRVFAASKREVITSKRVEKDWQRMEAVGQASKTAMKRAAKEPQSLSKAPLGNKQNGKTKNVHFVAK